Proteins encoded together in one Bacteroides zoogleoformans window:
- a CDS encoding M20 family metallo-hydrolase: protein MNYDIPGLASEAIGLLKSLISIPSISRDEEKAADFLQSHIEMQGMATGRKGNNIWCLSPMFDLKKPTILLNSHIDTVKPVSGWRKDPFVPAQESNGKLYGLGSNDAGASVVSLLQVFLQLCRTTQTYNLVFLASCEEEVSGKDGIESVLPELPPIQFAIVGEPTEMQPAVAEKGLMVLDVTATGKSGHAARNEGDNAIYKVLEDIAWFRDYRFVKESPLLGPVKMSVTVINAGTQHNVIPDRCTFTVDIRGNECYSNRELFDEIKKHITCQATPRSFRLSSSHVPLEHPVVQKAIAMGRTPFGSPTLSDQALMTFPSLKMGPGKSARSHTADEFIFIKEIEEAIALYLELLDGIKI from the coding sequence ATGAACTACGACATACCCGGCTTAGCGTCAGAAGCCATCGGACTGCTGAAGTCGCTCATCAGCATCCCCTCCATAAGCCGCGATGAAGAGAAGGCGGCTGACTTCCTGCAAAGCCACATCGAAATGCAAGGCATGGCTACGGGCAGAAAAGGCAACAACATATGGTGTCTCAGCCCGATGTTCGACCTGAAAAAACCCACCATCCTGTTGAACTCCCACATAGATACGGTGAAACCCGTAAGCGGGTGGAGAAAAGACCCGTTTGTACCCGCACAGGAAAGCAACGGAAAACTGTACGGACTGGGCAGTAACGATGCCGGCGCAAGCGTAGTCAGCCTGCTGCAAGTGTTCCTACAGCTGTGCCGCACCACACAAACCTACAATCTGGTCTTTCTTGCCTCGTGCGAAGAAGAAGTATCGGGCAAGGATGGCATAGAAAGCGTATTGCCGGAATTACCTCCCATACAATTTGCCATTGTGGGCGAACCGACGGAAATGCAACCTGCCGTGGCAGAGAAAGGGCTGATGGTGCTGGACGTGACCGCAACCGGCAAATCAGGACATGCCGCACGAAATGAAGGAGACAACGCTATTTACAAGGTATTGGAAGATATTGCCTGGTTCCGCGATTATCGCTTTGTAAAAGAATCACCCCTGCTGGGTCCGGTAAAGATGAGTGTGACTGTAATAAATGCCGGAACGCAACACAACGTCATTCCCGATCGCTGCACGTTTACGGTGGACATACGCGGCAATGAATGCTACAGCAACCGCGAACTGTTTGACGAGATAAAGAAGCATATCACCTGCCAAGCCACTCCCCGTTCTTTCCGTTTAAGTTCGTCGCACGTACCGCTCGAACACCCTGTCGTGCAGAAAGCCATTGCCATGGGGCGAACACCTTTCGGCTCACCTACGCTGTCCGACCAAGCCTTGATGACGTTCCCCTCCCTGAAGATGGGACCCGGAAAGAGTGCACGCTCTCATACGGCCGATGAGTTTATCTTCATCAAAGAGATTGAAGAAGCCATCGCACTTTATCTGGAGCTGCTGGATGGGATAAAGATTTAA
- a CDS encoding murein hydrolase activator EnvC family protein, translating to MKRFFSVLITCCCLALPIHAQSNKLIKELESRRVNLQKQIAESETLLVTTRKDVGSQLSGLAALTGQIEERKRYILAINNDVEAIERELGVLGRQLVRLQNDLKDKKQKYESSVQYLYKNRSIEEKLMFIFSAQTLAQTYRRMRYVREYATYQRLQGEEVLKKQEQVNRKQEELRQVKAAKEGLLKEREAEKARLEVQEKEKKTLVANLKKKQRGLQDEIGKKRREADRLNARIDRLIAEEIEKARKRAEEEARRETAARKKAGEKTENRPQKMPLETYSMSKTDRELSGSFVNNRGKLPMPITGAYIIVSHYGQYAVEGLRNVKLDNKGIDIQGRPGAQARAIFNGKVAAVFQLNGLFNILVRHGNYISVYCNLSSVSVKQGDNVVTKQALGEIFSDGASGGRTVLHFQLRKEKEKLNPEAWLNR from the coding sequence ATGAAACGTTTCTTTTCTGTTCTTATAACTTGCTGCTGTCTGGCTCTTCCGATTCATGCTCAGTCTAATAAGCTGATCAAAGAGCTTGAAAGCCGACGCGTGAATTTGCAAAAGCAGATTGCGGAGTCGGAGACGCTGTTGGTCACTACGCGGAAAGATGTGGGAAGTCAGCTCAGTGGCCTTGCCGCACTGACCGGGCAGATAGAAGAACGGAAGCGTTATATCCTTGCCATAAACAATGATGTTGAGGCGATAGAACGTGAGTTGGGCGTGTTAGGGCGTCAGCTTGTGCGCCTGCAAAACGATTTGAAAGACAAGAAGCAGAAGTACGAATCGTCTGTTCAATATCTATATAAGAATCGTTCCATCGAAGAGAAGCTGATGTTTATCTTCTCTGCCCAGACGCTGGCTCAAACCTACCGCCGCATGCGTTATGTGCGCGAATATGCCACCTACCAGCGTCTGCAAGGCGAAGAGGTTTTGAAAAAACAGGAGCAGGTGAATCGTAAGCAGGAGGAGCTCCGGCAGGTAAAGGCCGCCAAAGAAGGCTTGCTGAAGGAGCGTGAGGCCGAAAAAGCCCGCTTGGAGGTGCAAGAGAAAGAGAAAAAGACACTGGTTGCCAACCTGAAGAAGAAACAGCGGGGCTTGCAGGATGAAATCGGGAAGAAACGTCGCGAGGCCGATCGGCTGAACGCCCGCATTGACCGGTTGATAGCCGAAGAGATAGAAAAAGCCCGTAAGCGTGCCGAGGAAGAGGCGCGGCGCGAAACCGCCGCACGCAAAAAGGCGGGTGAGAAGACGGAGAATAGACCCCAAAAGATGCCTTTGGAGACTTATTCCATGAGCAAGACCGACCGTGAACTTTCCGGCAGTTTTGTCAATAATCGGGGAAAACTGCCGATGCCCATCACCGGTGCTTATATTATTGTCAGCCACTACGGTCAGTATGCCGTAGAGGGATTGCGCAACGTCAAGCTCGATAATAAAGGCATTGACATTCAAGGCAGACCGGGCGCGCAGGCCCGTGCCATCTTCAACGGTAAGGTGGCGGCGGTGTTCCAATTGAACGGATTGTTCAACATTCTTGTCCGCCACGGCAATTACATTTCAGTATATTGCAATCTTTCTTCCGTTTCGGTGAAGCAGGGCGACAATGTCGTCACCAAGCAGGCGCTTGGAGAAATCTTTTCCGATGGAGCGAGCGGTGGGCGCACGGTGCTTCACTTCCAGTTGAGAAAGGAAAAGGAGAAGCTGAATCCCGAGGCGTGGCTCAACAGGTAA
- a CDS encoding DUF4292 domain-containing protein produces MKTNLLNRTVLKAFRYLPLMLLLAICLAGCKTSRMVGKDAEDTGYLSSKVQLTVPHKDAVLTVNGTMKLKEGERMQLSFLMPILRTEVARMEVTPDTIMLVDRMGKRYVQATRKELRRVLPKKADFARLEKLLYAASKPDGKKTLTGRELGIPSLAKGKLVFSDFSNKGFTLSPTQLSQKYRKVELEELLEMLMNL; encoded by the coding sequence ATGAAAACAAACCTGCTCAATAGAACTGTACTGAAAGCATTCCGCTATTTGCCTTTGATGCTTTTGCTTGCCATATGCCTTGCCGGATGTAAGACTTCGCGCATGGTCGGTAAGGATGCCGAAGATACCGGTTATCTTTCCTCCAAAGTACAACTGACAGTTCCTCATAAGGATGCTGTGCTCACAGTGAACGGCACCATGAAACTGAAAGAGGGTGAGCGCATGCAACTCTCTTTCCTGATGCCTATTCTCCGCACGGAGGTGGCGCGTATGGAGGTCACACCGGATACTATTATGCTGGTAGACCGTATGGGAAAGCGTTACGTGCAGGCCACGCGCAAAGAGCTGAGGCGCGTACTGCCCAAGAAAGCTGATTTCGCCCGGCTGGAGAAGCTGCTCTATGCCGCTTCCAAACCCGATGGCAAAAAGACACTGACGGGCAGGGAGCTGGGCATTCCCTCTCTGGCGAAAGGAAAACTCGTCTTTTCAGATTTCTCGAACAAGGGATTCACGTTGTCTCCCACTCAACTCTCGCAAAAGTATAGAAAGGTGGAATTGGAGGAATTGCTGGAGATGTTGATGAATCTTTAA